The Bacteroidales bacterium nucleotide sequence CGCTTCATTATTTTTCGCAAAAAGCCGGTTTTTCTAATGCGGGGTTACCTGCATCCACCCCGCAATCCATCCCGCATTCATAAACTTTCCCGCTTACCAGCGGGATTCGTTTATGAATAATGCAGGTTAGAAACAAAAAAGATACGATTTCTTAAAGAAGTGTTGCGCATAAAGAATGAACATATTATTGAAAGACTTGAGCAAGTTCTTCATCAGGAAAGAAAAAAATCCTTTGGTGAAGAAGTTAATCCAATGACCATGGAAGAATTCGATTCTTTGATAAATAAAGCCGAGGAAGATTCACAAAAGGAGCGTGTGTATAATGCCGGGGGAATTTTTAAAGATATTGATGAATGGGAATAAAAGTCTTATGGACAGAAACAGCATTAAACAACCTTGAGAATATTTTTGAATATTTGACTACCATAATAACTTCTGCGATTAATGAACTAACAGCAAAAATCACTTATAGTTTTTGAGCTGAATTTTTATCCTTAACTGAGCATCCAGGAGTTTACCAAAAAACAGAGACGAAGTTAATACACCATGACAATATGATTTATTACCATGCGGTTTCCAGCACGAATTATCATACAACATTTATAGGATGTATAAATTGTATTGGTATACGGAACCCTAACCTCTAGTAATGCAAATGATCAGGTTTTGATTGGAACTACAAATCCTGGGCACACGGACCTGAGTAACTTCTACCATGGGCCATTGGTCATTCTTCCATGCCCTTCAATTTATTTTCATAAATCCTGTAATCCCGTCCGCTGAATAACACGAAGCGGATCACCTTTACCTGCTCAAGATCCGGGATCATTCCCCTCACTGTTTCCAGCGCCACGTCGGTAGCTGCATCAAAGGGATAGCCAAAAGCCCCTGTTGAAATGGCCGGAAAGGCTACTGAATCGATCCCTTTTTCTTCGGCAATTTTAAGGGCATTCCGGTAACAGTCGGCCAAAAGCTTGTCTTCGGGCTTATCTGCCCCGTAAACCGGGCCCAGGCAATGGATTACGTAATCATTCGGCAGGTTGTGCCCGCCGGATATTACTGCCTGTCCGGGACTTATCGGGGCCATTGGCCGGCATTCCTCGGCAAGACCGGGACCGGCAGCACGATGTATTGCTCCTGCCACGCCGCCTCCAATTTCCAAACGGGCATTGGCGGCATTTACCACAGCGGTCATGTCGGGTTGATTGGCTATATCGCCCTGAACCGCCTCTAACTGTACATGATCGATCTGTATTTGCATAATAAAAGCTTTTTATTTGAATGCTGACCTAAATGAGTGATCCTCATTCATAATTAACAATATTAAAAAAATTCAGGCAGATGGGCAATAATTCTATACAATTCATTTGTAATCAATCCTTAGTGCCAATAACAGCGGGGAGGTGGAGTACAATTTGTTATTACGGGTTATTATCATCGAAACAAGAATGGTTTGTTAAAATAATATTTCGTAAATTGCGCTACATATTTAACGTTACGTAAAAAGCGAAACTATGGAAAGAAAACCCTCTAACCCTTTTCTTCTAATCGGTTACCATTCGCACCGTTATTTTTGCGACCGTACTGAAGAATTCCGTGAGCTGGAGGAAGCGATAAAAAACTAACGCAATATAACCTTGTTCTCGATTCGCAGGTTGGGAAAGACCTTGATTCCTCTTTAATCGAAGAAATTTTTGACTGGACCAGAATGCAGACCTATTCGTGCAACTGGTCTGCAACAGACATTATGCACTGAAAACGAAAATTACCAGGGATATCCTCAGGGGAACCTTTTTGAATATCATTCAGAAGAACAATTTTCATTATTTTTGCTTGAAAATATATATTATGCAGGATATATCAGAATTGAGCAGTTTCCTTAAATCATTAGCAGATCCCACGCGGCTGAAGATTGTGGAATATCTTGCTCAGGCGGAAAATCCGCGGTGCGTGAACGCCATTGCACAGCATATTGATGTAAGCCAGTCGGCTACTTCGCAGCACCTGAGAATTCTCCGACAGGCTAACCTGGTGAAAAGCGCACGCCGGGGTTATCATATCCACTATGAAATTAACACCGATCAGATGGATGCAGCGCTCCATCAGCTTCGCTCGCTTCTGAAAAAATAAGAGGGTCTTTTTTATTTTGTTAAATATTTTAGCATATTTGCAAATACTAAATTAATAAACTGAACACTGTCCGCCAATAATACAGGAAGGTAACATTAAAATCAGGGCAATTTTTGTATTGCTTTTTGTAATAATTTCAGCTAACGGGTGTCAAAGCATTAACCTAAATCGGCTCGCTTTCGCAAAGCTTCAGGCACCTACGCTAAAGCTTCAGCGACAGCATACGGAGCAAAGGATTTTCCAATCACATTCATTGGTGCGCTTCATTCTACAACTTCTAATGACTTGATTGGTATAAAATTAGGCTATAATTCCACATTAAAAACTATATATTAATGAAAGCAAAAGTACTTTATGGGATCACAGGAATTGTTGTGCTGGCCGGAGCGGTCCTGTTGGCTGCTTATGCCGTAAAAAACAAGCCTGCACCTAAAAAAAGCATGAAGCAAGAGGATGCCCTTTATGTCAAAGCCCAAAAGTTAATGAATGAACCGGTAGTCCCCTCGGTGACACATCAGGGAAGGATTGCTTCCTATGAAACCGTATCCCTGGCTGCAGAGGTGAACGGCCGCATTATGGAAGGCGATGTGGCTTTTAAAGAAGGGGAACATTTCAATAAAGGCGAGTTGCTGATACGTATTTATAGTGAAGACATAAAAGCTGCTCTTACGGCAGGCAAAAGCAATTTCCTTCAAAAGCTGAGCTCAATTTTACCCGATTTGCAAGTGGATTTCCCGGAGGAATACGACAAATGGAAGCAATTTTTTACCTCCATAAAGGTACATGAGCAATTACCCGAACTTCCCGAAATCTGTTCGGAAAAAGAACAGGTATTCCTGGCTTCCTCTGGCATACTTTCGGAGTACTATTCCCTGGAAAAGGAAGAGATCAATTTGAATAAATACAACATATATGCGCCTTTCAACGGTTCTTTTCAGCAAGTCAAACGGCAGGTAGGCGCTGTAGCCGGTATGGGCGCTGATTTGGCCTCCATTGTAAGAACCGACCGGCTTGAAGTGGTGGTTCCGGTGCCCCCGGAAGATGCCAAATGGATTGTACCGGGAAATAAGGTGAGTTTAACCGGTTCGGGGGGCTATCAAACAACCGGTACAGTTACACGAATAGCGGATTTCCTGGATGAAAAGACCCAAACGGTAAAAGTTTATGTAAAATATATACCACGGGGCCAACAGGCTTTCAAAATCGGTGAATTTGTAGAGGCAACTTTTGAAATTCAAAAAGAGGCAGTGGGAATGACCATACCAAGGGAGGCATTGATAGATGGAGAAAAGGTATATGTAGTTCAAAACAGGCAATTACAAATGCAAAAAGTGACCCCGGTAAGAACGTTAAATGATACGGTGGTGATATCCGGGCTGGATGACGGTACGCTGGTGGTTACGGAGTCTTTGGTTGACGTGCAGGAAGGAGATGAGGTCAGGATCAGGGAATAATAAACAGAACACAGATCCGTCATGAGCCGGACACAGTAACACGGATCCGTGTTCTATATAAAACTCAAACAGATGAAAAGAATTCTGAAAATATTCGTTGAATACCCCTTTTACGGAAAAATAGTTGTAGTTATCCTACTGGTATTTGGTACCATATCGTTTATAAACATGCAGAAATCCTCTTTCCCTATGGTTGAAACCAATACATTGAGGATAACCGTGAAGTACCCGGGCGCCACGCCCCAGCAGATGGACGAGGGGGTAACATCTTTGATTGAAAATGCGATCAGGGGTGTTCCGGGAATCAAAGAGTTTACTTCCGAATCCATGGAAAACCTTTCACAAATTATCATCACATCAACTTTCGGTTATGATATTGATGAGTTGCTTATTGATGTCAAAAACCAGGTGGATGGCATATCCAATTTCCCTGAAGAAGCAGAGAAGCCGATCGTCTCCAAGGTACGTTCGCGCGACAGGGCGATGTATTTGGCATTGACATCAGAGAGTGGAGACAAGCTAAAGCTCAATGAGATGGCCAACCGCATTGAAGATGATCTGTTGGGATCAGGGGAAATCTCCCAGGTAGCTTTAGAAGGGCTACCCTCAAACCGGATGGAACTTGCAGTCACCATTGATGAAACCCAGCTTCGCCGTTACAATTTAAGTTTCACCGAG carries:
- a CDS encoding winged helix-turn-helix transcriptional regulator, which codes for MQDISELSSFLKSLADPTRLKIVEYLAQAENPRCVNAIAQHIDVSQSATSQHLRILRQANLVKSARRGYHIHYEINTDQMDAALHQLRSLLKK
- a CDS encoding efflux RND transporter periplasmic adaptor subunit — protein: MKAKVLYGITGIVVLAGAVLLAAYAVKNKPAPKKSMKQEDALYVKAQKLMNEPVVPSVTHQGRIASYETVSLAAEVNGRIMEGDVAFKEGEHFNKGELLIRIYSEDIKAALTAGKSNFLQKLSSILPDLQVDFPEEYDKWKQFFTSIKVHEQLPELPEICSEKEQVFLASSGILSEYYSLEKEEINLNKYNIYAPFNGSFQQVKRQVGAVAGMGADLASIVRTDRLEVVVPVPPEDAKWIVPGNKVSLTGSGGYQTTGTVTRIADFLDEKTQTVKVYVKYIPRGQQAFKIGEFVEATFEIQKEAVGMTIPREALIDGEKVYVVQNRQLQMQKVTPVRTLNDTVVISGLDDGTLVVTESLVDVQEGDEVRIRE
- a CDS encoding macro domain-containing protein, which translates into the protein MQIQIDHVQLEAVQGDIANQPDMTAVVNAANARLEIGGGVAGAIHRAAGPGLAEECRPMAPISPGQAVISGGHNLPNDYVIHCLGPVYGADKPEDKLLADCYRNALKIAEEKGIDSVAFPAISTGAFGYPFDAATDVALETVRGMIPDLEQVKVIRFVLFSGRDYRIYENKLKGMEE